The Novosphingobium aromaticivorans DSM 12444 genome segment AAGCGTCGAGCCACGGCCTCTCGCAATTTCGCAACGAAGGCCTGCGCGTGATCGCAGGGGCATTCACAAATCTCAGCCGCGACCATCTCGATTACCACCCGACGATGGAAGACTACTTCGCGGCCAAGATGCGCCTGTTCGACCACGTCGTCGACGACGGTGGGGTGGCCGTCGTCTGGATGGACGATGAATGGTCGGGACGGGCAGTGGAGCACGTCCGCCGACGGGGTCTGCGGCTGCTCTCGGTGGGCGAGCAGGGGGAGACGATCCGCCTGCTCGCCCGTACCCCCACCCAACTCGGTCAGGTGCTCGAAGTCGCGTTCGACGGTGCGCGGCGCAAGATCAGCCTGCCGCTGATCGGGGCCTATCAGGCCGCCAATGCGCTCGTTTCCGCGGGCCTCGCCATCGCTTCCGGCATCGACGCGGGGCAGGTCTTCGACGCGCTCGCCCGGTTGCAGCCGGTGCGAGGAAGGCTGGAGCGCGCTGCGATCAATCGCGCCGGAGCGCCGGTCTATGTCGATTACGCGCATACGCCCGACGCCATCGAGGCGGCCATCGCCGCGCTTCGCCCACACGTGAAGGGACGGCTGATCACCGTATTCGGTGCCGGGGGCGACCGCGACGAGGGCAAGCGTCCCGAGATGGGCCGCGCGGCCTGCGCGGGTTCGGACCTTGTGATTGTCACGGACGACAATCCGCGCGGCGAGGACCCGGCTGCGATCAGGGCCGCGATCATGGCGGGCTGCGCCGACAACGCGCGCGAGATCGGGGATCGGCGCAGCGCGATTGCGGCGGCAATTGCCGAGGCCGGGCGCGACGATATCGTCCTTGTCGCGGGGAAGGGGCACGAACAGGGGCAGATCATCGGCAGGGGCGATGCCATGCGCGTCCTGCCGTTCGACGACGTGCAGGTCGCAAGGGAGTGCACGACATGACAGCCCATCCCGCCCTCATCGCCTGGCCCGAGGACCCGTCCGATGCGGCGGGTCTCGCACTTTGGACGAGCGAGGAAATCGCTGCTGCGACCGGCGGGCGGGCAAGCGCGCCCTTTGCCGTCTCGGGCGTCGAGATCGACAGCCGCGAGGTCGTCGAGGGAGATCTTTTCTTCGCGCTGAAGGGCGAAAATTCCGACGGGCATCGCTACCTTGAAGGCGCCTTCGGTCGAGGTGCGGCAGGCGCTGTCGTGGAGCATGCCTGTTTCGGGCCGCACGTCCTTGTCTCGAACACTTCAACCGCGCTTGAGGATCTTGGAAAAGCCGCGCGAAATCGGGTGGATGCGGGCATTATCGGAGTCACCGGCTCAGCAGGAAAGACCGGCGTCAAGGAAGCCCTCTATGCCGCGCTGGACCGTGCGAGCCGGGGGCGCGCGCACCGTTCCGTCAAGAGCTACAACAATCACGTGGGCGTTCCGCTGAGCCTTGCCCGGATGCCTGCGCGTACAAGCTTCGGCGTGTTCGAGATGGGCATGAACCACGCGGGCGAACTGGCGGCACTGACCCGCTTGGTGCGGCCGCACGTCGCCATCGTCACGACCATCGCCCCGGCGCACATCGGCCACTTCGCCGGCGAGGAAGCCATTGCCGATGCCAAGGCCGAGATCTTCGAAGGGCTGGAGCCCGGCGGTGTCGCGATCATCCCGGCGGACAACCGCCATTTCGAGCACCTTCGCGCCAAGGCCACGCTGCACGCCGAGCGCGTCATAAGCTTCGGCGTCGCCAAGGACGCGACGGTGCGGCTGCTCGATGCCGTGCCCGCACCGGGTGGCGGCACCCTCGTCACGGCTGACCTGGGCGGACGCAAGGTCTGCTACACGATCGCGCAACCGGGCGAACACTGGGTGGCCAATTCGCTGGCGGTCATGGCTGCGGTCGAGGCGATCGGCGGCGATCTGGGCGCGGCCGGTCTTGCGCTGGCGGAAATGGAAGGCCTTGCCGGACGCGGCGCGCGCCATGCCATTCCGGCGCATGGCGGCGACGGATCGGGCAGCGCGCTCCTGATCGACGAAAGCTACAACGCCAATCCCGCGTCGATGGCGGTGACGTTGCGTCAGCTTGGCCAGACGCCGGCCGCGCGCCGCGTCGCCATTCTCGGGGCCATGCGCGAGCTTGGCGCCGACGAGGCGCGCTACCACGCGGAGCTTGCCGGCCCGGTCGCGGAAGGCAAAGTCGACAGACTGATCCTGGTGGGCGGCGAAATGACCGCGCTGGCCGACGCATTGGGGAAAAGCGGCTCGGCCGCGCTTGCCGGTGCAATTGATGTGGCGCATGTGCAAACGGCGGCGGAAGCGGCGGAATGCCTGGCTGCAGATGGCGTGCGCGGGGGTGACGCCATCCTCGTCAAGGGGTCGAATTCGGTCGGGCTGGGTGCGCTGGTGCGCTCGCTCACCGGCAAGGAACGTTGAATGCTCTACCTGCTGGCGCAATGGCTGCACTTTGAGGGGTTCAGCAACCTCATCCGATACCAGACGTTCCGCGCCGGCGCGACGCTGCTGACCGCGCTGGTGATCGGCCTGATCATCGGGCCCCGGTTCATCAACATGCTCCGCGTCCGCCAGGGCAAGGGCCAGCCGATCCGCGAGGACGGCCCGCAGTCGCACCTCGCCAAGCGTGGCACGCCGACCATGGGCGGCCTGATGATCGTCACGGCGCTCACGCTGTCGCTGCTCCTGTGGATGGACGTCACCAGCAGGCTCGTCTGGGCCTGCGCCGTCGTCACGCTCGGCTTTGGGCTGATCGGCTTCCTCGACGACTACGACAAGGTGACGAAGTACGCGCACAAGGGCGTGCCCGCCAAGGTGCGGCTGGCCGGGGAATTCGTCGTTGCAGCCTTTGCCGCGTGGCTCGCGGTGGGCGAGACGAACCTCTACGTGCCGGTGTTCAGCAACCTCTACGTCCCGCTCGGGCCGTTCTACTATCTCTTCGCGATCTTCGTGATCGTGGGTGCCGGCAATGCCGTGAACCTTACCGACGGCCTCGACGGGCTTGCCATCATGCCCGTCATCATCGCGGCCGGCACCTTTGCGATCATTGCCTATCTCGCGGGCCGCTATGACTTCGCGACGTATCTCGGCATCCCGCATGTGAAGGGCGCGGGCGAACTTGCGATCTTCTGCGCGGCGATGATGGGGGCGGGGCTGGCCTTCCTCTGGTTCAACGCGCCACCGGCGGCGGTGTTCATGGGCGATACCGGCAGTCTTGCGCTGGGCGGCGCGTTGGGCGTGATCGCGGTCGCCGCGCACCACGAGATCGTGCTGGCCATTGTCGGCGGGCTGTTCGTGATGGAGGCGGTCTCGGTGATCGTCCAGGTCGCGGTCTACAAGCGCACTGGCAAGCGGGTGTTCCGCATGGCGCCGATCCACCACCACTTCGAGCAGCTCGGCTGGAAGGAATCGACCGTCGTCATCCGCTTCTGGATCGTGTCGATCGTGCTCGCGCTGATCGGCCTTGCGACGCTGAAGGTTCGATGATCGTCTCGCGCGCCTTTGCCGGAAAGCGTTACGCGGTTCTCGGTCTCGCGCGCTCGGGCCTTGCCAGCGTCGAAAGCCTGCTGGCCGGCGGCGCTGACGTCACCGTCTGGGACAACCGCGAGGAACCGCGCAGCGCATTCGAAGGGAGCTGCACCATCGCCGACCCGCTGTCCATCGACCTGACAGGCTTTGCGGGTGTCGTGGTTTCCCCGGGCGTGCCGCTCAACCGCCACCCCATCGCCGACCATGCGCGCGCCGCTGGCGTTCCGGTGATCGGTGACATCGAGTTGTTCGCCCAGGCGCGCGCCGACCTTCCGCCACATCGCGTGGTCGGGATCACGGGCACCAACGGCAAGTCGACGACAACGATGCTGGTCCACCACATCTGCGCCGCCGCTGGCCTTCCCGCGCGGCTCGGCGGCAATATCGGCCTGCCGATCCTCGGGCAGGAGCCCTTGCCCGAAGGCGGGGTCTACGTGCTCGAGCTGTCGAGCTACCAGATCGACCTGACCCAGAGCCTGGCCTGCGACGTAGCCGCGCTGATCAACCTCAGCCCCGATCACCTTGACCGTTATGACGGCTTTGCCGGCTATGCCGCATCGAAGGCGCGCCTCTTCGCGATGCAGCGGGCCGACCAGCACGCGGTCTTCGGCTGCGGCGACGAGCACACCCTCGAGATCGCGCGCGAGGCGTCGGCAACCCACGACACGGGCTTTGTCCACGTCGTTCAGCCGAGTGCGCTTCACGGCCAGCTCGAATGGCCTTCGCTGCAAGGTCCGCACAACCTCCAGAACGCCGCCATCGCGGTAGAGATCGCGCGGCAGCTTGGCATTGCCGAGGATATCTGGCGTTCAGCGCTGGCCAGCTTCGTCGGCTTGCCGCACCGAATGGAGCGCGTGGCCGAGGCCAACGGCGTTCTCTTCGTGAACGACAGCAAGGCGACTAACCCGGCTTCCACCGCCCCTGCGCTCGGCGCCTATCCGCGCATCCACTGGATACTCGGCGGTCTGCCCAAGAGCGACAACCTCGACGAGTGCGCGCCCTATTTCGATCACGTCGTTGCGGCCTATACCATCGGCGAGGCCGGGCCGCGCTTTGCCGAGATCCTCGAACCCGTGATGCCCGTCACCCGCAGCGAGATGCTGTGCGATGCGGTGCGCCAGGCTATGGAGGCCGCGCAGCCGGGCGATGTCGTCATGCTGTCGCCCGCCTGCGCCAGCTTCGACCAGTTCCGCGATTTCGAGGCGCGTGGCGATTCCTTTCGGCAGATCGTCGAGGCGCTGATCGAGGATCGGGAAGCGCCCTGTCCGGACGGAACGCCGACGTGAGCACCACGCCAACCCCGACGCGCCTTGTCACCACCACCATGCCCGACGGCGGCGTGAAGGTTGTCGGCCACGGTTCGCGGTTCCGGCGCAGCAGGCGCAGTGAACTCCTTATCTGGTGGCGCGAGATCGATCGCGTCCTGCTGGGACTTATCCTTTTCCTCGTGGCGATCGGCTGCATCGCCGTTGCCGCGGCAAGCCCCGCCAGCGCGCATCGCCTCTCCACCAGCCAGAAGGCGCTGGGCGACCTCTACTTCTTCTGGATCCACCTGCGCTGGGTGGTGGTCGGCATGGTCGCGATGTTCTTCGCCTCGGTCCTGCCCAAGGAAGCGGCCAGACGCGCCGCGATCCTGCTGGCGGCGGCGATGCTCGTCGCGCTGGTTCTCGTGCCGCTCGTCGGCAGCGAGGTGAAGGGGGCCAAGCGCTGGCTGTGGATCGGCTTCAGCCTCCAGCCTTCGGAGTTCCTCAAGCCGGGATTTGCGATCGCCATCGCGTGGATTTTGTCCTGGCGCGTGCGCGATCCCAACATTCCGGTCATTCCGATCACGATCGCCATCATGGGCCTCGTCGGCATCCTGCTGATGGCGCAGCCTGACTTCGGGTCGACGGTTCTGTTCGGCGGCGTCTGGTTCGTGCTGGTGCTCTTGTCGGGGCTTTCGGTGAACCGCATCCTGTGGTCGATGGGCGGGGGCGTGGCGGCCGTTGTCGCGGCCTATCTGTTCTACCCGAACGCAACCCATCGCATCGACAACTTCATTTCCGGCGGCAGCGAGTTCGACCAGGTCGACCTTGCCATGCGCACGCTTCTCAACGGCGGGTGGAGCGGTACCGGCCTCTGGCTGGGCAGCCGCAAGAACGCGCTGCCCGAGGCGCATACCGACTATATCTTTTCGGTGATCGGTGAGGAATTCGGGCTGATCGCCTGCGCGGTGGTCGTTGCCATCTATTGCATGATCGCGCTGCGCGTGCTGATGCGCCTGCTGGATGAAGAAGACCTGTTCACGATCCTTGCGGCGACCGGGCTGACGGCGCAGCTTGTCGGGCAGGCCTTCATCAACATCCTCGTCAACCTGCAACTCTTTCCCTCGAAAGGCATGACCTTGCCGCTGATCAGCTACGGCGGATCGTCGACCATCGCGCTGCTCATGGGCGTCGGCTTCCTGCTCGCGATCACCCGCCGCAATCCCTATCTGTCGAGAGAGAAGTTCGCGGTCACGGATCTGGTGCGCAAATGACGACAGTGTCCCGACACTATGTGCTGGCTGCCGGCGGCACCGGCGGACACCTGATCCCCGCTTTCGCGTTGGCCGTGGAACTGGACCGTCGCGGCCATCACGTTGCGCTGGTCACGGACGAACGCGGCGCGAAGATTCCCGGAAAGCCCGATTTCCTGCCTGCGCACGTGCTTCCCGCCGGGCGCCTCGGCAAGAACCCGGTCGCGCTGTTCAAGGGCCTGCGCGCGATCTGGCAAGGCCGCGCCATGGCGCTGCGTCTGTTCGAAAGCTTCGAGCCTTCGTGCGTGATCGGCTTTGGCGGTTATCCGGCGCTTCCCGCCCTGCTCGCGGCTCATGCGGCCAGGATCCCGACCGTCATCCACGAACAGAACGCGGTGCTGGGCCGCGTGAACCGCCTGCTGGCCAAGCGGGTCGACGCCATCGCGACCGCCTATGGCGAGGTCGACCGGCTCGACCCGAAGCTGTGGGGCAAGGTTCACCGCGTGGGCAATCCCGTGCGCCCGGATGTGCTGGCGCTACGCGGAGAACCGTTCCCCGAATTTACCGAGGACAGCCTGTTCCGCGTCCTCGTGACCGGCGGGAGCCAGGGCGCATCGATCCTCTCGGAAGTCGTGCCCGATGGTCTCGCGATGTTGCCCCCCGCCTTGCGCCACCGCCTGCAGGTGACCCAGCAGTGCCGGCCTGAGGACCTCGAGGTCGTTCGCGCCCGCTATGCCGCGCACGAAATCCCCGCTGAACTTGGCACCTATTTCGAGGACATGCAGGCCCGGCTCGCGGGCACGCACCTGTTCATCGGGCGGGCAGGGGCCTCGACCATCGCCGAACTGACCGCCGTCGGCCGTCCGGCGATCCTCGTTCCCCTGCCGATCGCGACCGACGATCATCAGGCCGCCAACACGCGCGAAGTCGTTGCCGCCGGGGGCGCCCGCGCGATCCGGCAGTCCGGCTTCACCCCCAAGGAACTTGCAAAGCAGATCCAGGCCATGGCCCAGCACCCGCACACCCTTGCCAATGCCGCGCATGCCGCGTGGAACTGCGGCCTGCCCAATGCCGTCAAGGACCTCGCTGACCTCGTCGAAAGCTTCGGCGCCAGCCCGATCATGGACGTGATCCGCCTCGATTCCACCGTCTCGGCCGCATCCGGGCAGGAGCAACTGGCATGAAGGGCGTCGGCACCGAGATCGGCACGATCCATTTCGTCGGCATCGGCGGCATCGGCATGTCAGGCATTGCCGAGGTCATGCACAACATGGGCTATTCGGTGCAGGGTTCGGACATGGCGGAAAGCTATGTCGTCGAAGGCCTGCGCTCGCGCGGGATCAAGGTGATGATCGGCCAGAAGGCCGAGAACGTCGCCGGCGTTGCCGTCGTCGTCACCTCGACCGCGGTCAAGCGCGACAATCCGGAAGTCGTCGCCGCGCTCGAGAACCGCATTCCCGTCGTCCGCCGCGCCGAAATGCTTGCCGAGCTAATGCGGCTGAAAAGCACGGTCGCGGTTGCCGGTACCCACGGCAAGACCACCACGACTTCGATGGTCGCCTGTCTTCTTGACGCCGGGGGGATCGATCCCACCGTCATCAATGGCGGCATCATCAATTCCTATGGCTCGAACGCGCGCCTGGGCGACAGCGACTGGATGGTGGTGGAGGCCGACGAAAGCGACGGTTCCTTCCTGCGCCTCGACGGCACGCTTGCGGTCGTCACCAACATCGATCCCGAGCATCTCGATCACTATGGCAGCTTCGAGCGAGTGAAGTCTGCCTTCGTCGAGTTCATCGAGAACGTGCCTTTCTATGGCGCGGCGATGCTCTGCATCGACCATCCGGAAGTCCAGGCGATCATCCCCAAGGTGCGCGACCGCCGTGTCGTGACCTATGGCTTCTCCGCCCAGGCCGACGTGCGCGGCGAGGGCGTGACCCCGATCCCGGGCGGCAACCGCTTCACCGCCGTGCTGCGCCAGCGCGATGGCTCGTTCCGCCGCATCGAAGGCATCGAACTGCCGATGCCGGGCCGCCATAACGTTCAGAACGCGCTCGCCGCTGTTGCCGTGGCGGTGGAAATGGGCGTCTCGGACGAACTCATTCGCGGCGGCTTTGCCAAGTTCGGCGGGGTCAAGCGCCGCTTCACCAAGGTCGGTGAAGTCGACATTGGCTCTGGAGCAGTCACGATAATCGACGACTACGGCCACCATCCGGTCGAAATCCGCGCCGTTCTGGCCGCCGCACGCGAGGGCGTGCAGGGCCGCGTCATCGCCGTTGTTCAGCCGCACCGCTTCACCCGCCTGCGCGACCACATGGACGAGTTCCAGGGCGCCTTCAACGATGCTGACGTGGTCTATGCCGCGCCCGTCTATCCGGCCGGCGAGCAGCCCATCGAAGGCGTGGACAGCGCGGCCATGGTCGAAGGCATCAAGGCGCGGGGCCACCGCAGCGCGCACCTGACCACGGGTGCGGATGAGCTGGCGAAGGAGCTTGCCGCCACAGTGCAGGCGGGCGACATGGTCGTGTGCCTCGGCGCAGGTGACATCACCAAGTGGGCAGCAGGTCTTGCCGACGCGATCGCGCGCGAAAGGGCTGGGGCGTGAGCAATTCGGTCCCTTCCAGCGTGAGGGGAAAACTGACCCCAGATGCCCCGCTCGCTCCGCTGGTCTGGTTCAAGTCCGGTGGCACCGCCGATTGGCTGTTCGAACCACGGGACGTGGCCGACCTCCAGGATTTTCTCGCGGGCCTTGCCCCGGAAGTGCCGGTCATGGCGCTGGGCCTCGGCTCCAATCTGATCGTGCGCGATGGTGGTGTGCCGGGCGTGGTGATCCGCCTCGGCAAGGCCTTCGCCAAGGTCGCGAAGGTCGACGAGGTCACGCTCGATTGCGGCGGCGGCGCGAGCGGCATTCTCGTTTCCTCGACCGCGCGCGACAACGGCATCGCCGGTCTCGAATTTCTCCGTTCGATTCCCGGCACGGTCGGCGGCTTCGTACGCATGAACGGCGGCGCCTATGGCCGCGAGGTCAAGGACGTGCTTGTCGATTGCGACGTCGTGATCCGCTCGGGCGAGATCGTCACCCTGCCGCTGTCCGAACTCGGCTATACCTACCGTCATTCCAACCTGACCGACGGTTCGATCGTCGTCGCAGCCCGCTTTCGCGGGCATCCCGGCAATCCGGAAGCGATCCAGGCCGAGATGGACCGCATCAGCGCCGCGCGCGAGGCTTCGCAGCCGCTGCGTTCCAAGACCGGCGGCTCAACCTTCAAGAACCCCGATGGCGGCAAGGCCTGGGAACTGGTCGACAAGGCCGGCTGCCGCGGCCTCCAGATCGGCGGCGCGCAGGTCAGCGAAAAGCACACCAATTTCCTCATCAACACCGGCACTGCCACCAGCGCCGAGATCGAAGGCCTGGGCGAGGAAGTCCGCCGCCGCGTGAAGGCGAGTTCAGGCGTGGACCTCGAATGGGAAATCAAGAGGATAGGCCGGCCATGACGGTGCCCGCCCATCGACTCGAGCCGAACGGAGAATGCTGAGAGTGTCCCTGCCCAAACTTCACGTTGCAGTCCTCATGGGTGGCTGGTCCAGCGAACGCCCCGTGTCGCTCATGTCCGGCGAGGGCGTGGCCAAGGCTCTTGAATCGAAGGGGCACCAAGTCACGCGCATCGACATGGACCGCGACGTCGCACTGCGCCTGGCCGAGGCGAAGCCTGACGTCGTGTTCAATGCCCTGCACGGCACCCCGGGCGAGGATGGTTCGATCCAGGGCCTGATGGACATCATGGGCCTGACCTATACCCACTCCGGCCTGGTCACCTCGGTCATCGCGATCGATAAGGAACTGACCAAGCAGGCGCTGGTGCCACATGGCATCCCGATGCCCGGCGGGCGCATGGTCAAGACGGCTGACCTCTACAAGGCCGATCCGCTGCCGCGCCCCTATGTGCTGAAGCCCGTCAACGAAGGGTCATCGGTCGGGGTCGCGATCGTCACTGCCGAGGGCAATTACGGCAGCCCGATCAGCGCGGCGAGCAAGGGCCCGTGGCAGGAATTCGACCAGCTCCTCGCCGAACCCTTCATCCGCGGGCGCGAGCTGACGACCGCCGTGATCGGCGACCGCGCGCTTCTGGTCACCGAACTTCGTCCGAAGTCCGGCTTCTACGACTTCGACGCCAAGTACACCGAGGGCATGACCGACCACATCTGTCCCGCCGAGATTCCCGACGAGATCACCGAGGCGTGCAAGGACATTGCGCTGCGGGCCCACAGGTTGCTCGGCTGCAAGGGGACCAGTCGTTCCGACTTCCGCTGGGATGACGAGCAGGGCGTCGAGGGACTGTTCCTGCTGGAAGTGAACACCCAGCCGGGCATGACGCCGCTCAGCCTCGTGCCGGAACAGGCGCGGGCGCTCGGCATGGATTATTCCGATCTGGTGGAGGCGATCATCGCCGAAGCCCTGAAGGACGCAGGAAAGGCCTGAACCCATGGCGCAGACGATCAAGCGTGGCGGAAAGGGCGTGCGGCGCGCGACCGCAGCGCGTTCGGCGCAGCGCAAGGTCCAGACCGCGCGCCAGCAGACCGGGTCCGTGCTCGACAGTGTCCTGCGCTGGCTGCCGTTCTCGGAAGAGACGCTTCACCGCATCCTCATGACGCTGATCCTGGCCGCCGCGGCCGGTCTCGTCTGGACTGTGGCGGTCATGGCGGGCATTCCGGCGCTCGTTTCCGAACAGGCGGCGATCATCGCATCGGACGCCGGTTTCAAGGTCAGCCACCTCGAAGTGCGCGGCGTCAACCGCATGAACGAGGCGAAGATCTACGAACGCATCCTCGGCCAGAACGACCGCGCGATGACCACGCTCGATCTTGCGGCGCTGCGCGACGAGCTGAACCAGCTTCCCTGGGTCAAGGATGCCCGCGTCTCGCGCAAGCTGCCCGATACGCTGGTGATCGACATCGTTGAGCGCACGCCCCACGCCGTGCTGCGCAAGCCCGACCGAATGGTCCTGATCGATGATACGGGCGTCGAACTCGAATCGGTCCGCGCCGACCGCGCAAAAGGCATGCTGGTGCTTTCGGGCATGGGCGTGGGCCAGCGGGTGGAGGATCTCACCCGCCTGCTCGATGCCGCGCCCGCGCTCAAACCCCAGGTTTCCGAGGCCGAGTGGGTGGGCAACCGCCGCTGGAACCTGACCTTCAAGACCGGCCAGGTCCTCGCCCTGCCCGAAGGTGACGAGACCGCCGCCAGCGCACTTCTCAGCTTTGCCCGCATGGATGGCGTCAACCGCCTCCTCGGCGGCAAGGTCGCCGCGTTCGACATGCGCGCGCCCGATCGCATCTACATGCGAGTCCCCGGTCATGCCGACGAGGTCGCCGCTGAAAAGCGCGCCGAAGAGCAGGCGAGGGCAGAGGCCAAGCGCGCCGCCTCCGCCAAGAGCGACGAGGGATAAGGCGGGGATGGCAACGCCTCGCATTTCCAAGATTTTCGCCGCCGTCAACATCGGCTCGTTTCGTGTGTCCGCGATGATCGCAGGTCTTTCCGAAACCGGCGAGATGGTCGTCCTCGGTTCGGGCCACCGCGCGGCACAAGGCATCAAGCGCGGCTACGTGACCGACATGCAGGCCGCTACCCATTCGGTGCGCGATGCGATCGAGCGCGCAGAGAAGATGGCGAACATCGGCATCCAGAAGGTCTGGATCGGCTGCTCGGGGGCGGGGCTCGCCAGCACGACCGCGCGGGTCGAGGTCGATGTCGGCGGGCGCCGGATCGAACAGGACGACATCGAGCATCTGCTGGTCGCGGGGCGCGAGGTGATCCAGCCCGATGGCCGGACGGTGCTCCATGCCCAGCCAGCGCACTACACGCTCGACGGGGCGCACGGGGTGCCCAATCCCAAGGGCCTTCATGCCGAACGGCTCGCGGTCGACATCCACGTCATGCTCGCCGATGGCGCGCCGGTCCGCAACATCCGCGAGGCGGTGGAAAACGCCCACCTCGAAGTCGAGGCGGTTGTCGGCTCGCCGGTTGCGGCTGGCCACGCCTGCCTGACGCCGGAAGAGCGCGAACTGGGCGTCGCACTGGTCGAATTCGGTGCGGAAGTGACCACCGTTTCGGTCTATGCGGCGGGCATGCTGCTGGGAATGCAGGTGATCCAGTACGGTTCGGGCGACATTACCGATGCCATCGCCTCGGCTTTCGGCATCCGCCGCTACCAGGCGGAACGCCTCAAATGTATGTCGGGTTCGGCCATCGCCAGCCCGGCGGATCACCGCGAGATGATCCCGGTGAACGCGCCCGGCGATCCGGAGGGCGGGCCTGTCGCTCGTCACGCCGACGACAAGAACCGCATTCCCCGTGCCGAACTGATCTCGGTCATCACCCAGCAGCTCGGTTTCTTCACTGAAGAAGTGTCCCGTTCGCTCAAGAGCATGGGCTTTGTCGGGCAGACCGGCCAGCAGGTCGTGCTGACTGGTGGCGGTGCGCAGCTTCCGGGGCTGGCTGACTATGCGCAGTCTGCGCTTGGCCGTCCGGTCCGTATCGGATCTCCGCCGACCATGCTCGGCTTGCCGCCGGGGCATGCGACGCCAAGTTCCTCGACTCTGGTGGGACTCGTGCTGTTTGCGGCGGCCGATCCGGTCGACATTCGCGCGATCGGTCCGGCCTTCGCGCCTACCGGTTCATACAAGGGGATGAAGCTGGTGAGTCGGCTGGTGCGCGCGGTGCGCGACTATTTCTGACGGAGTTATCCACCGCTCCGCCTCCAAAATGGCCGAATTGCGGCTCCGTATCGTGTTCCAACCTGTGGAAAAGGTTAAACCGCCTTTGATTCGTAACTCCGCCTTGTGCCACAGGTTAATGTGAACTTTTCCAATCTCGCCAAAGGCCGTTCGGCAGCCAAAGGCGAAGCACTGACCCGCTTGGGAGACCGACAATGAGCATCAACATCGGACCGCCGGCCATCGACGAGCTTCGGCCCCGGATCACGGTGATCGGGGTTGGTGGCGCAGGTGGCAATGCCATCGCGAACATGATCAAGGCCCGGATCGAGGGTGTCGACTTCATCGTCGTCAACACCGACGCGCAGGCCCTGAACAATTCCATCGCGGAACATCGCATCCA includes the following:
- the mraY gene encoding phospho-N-acetylmuramoyl-pentapeptide-transferase; its protein translation is MLYLLAQWLHFEGFSNLIRYQTFRAGATLLTALVIGLIIGPRFINMLRVRQGKGQPIREDGPQSHLAKRGTPTMGGLMIVTALTLSLLLWMDVTSRLVWACAVVTLGFGLIGFLDDYDKVTKYAHKGVPAKVRLAGEFVVAAFAAWLAVGETNLYVPVFSNLYVPLGPFYYLFAIFVIVGAGNAVNLTDGLDGLAIMPVIIAAGTFAIIAYLAGRYDFATYLGIPHVKGAGELAIFCAAMMGAGLAFLWFNAPPAAVFMGDTGSLALGGALGVIAVAAHHEIVLAIVGGLFVMEAVSVIVQVAVYKRTGKRVFRMAPIHHHFEQLGWKESTVVIRFWIVSIVLALIGLATLKVR
- a CDS encoding UDP-N-acetylmuramoyl-L-alanyl-D-glutamate--2,6-diaminopimelate ligase, which produces MKLGAILDAAGYPVAAADANVTGFAIDHRKVAPGTVFGAFPGTRFNGEDFIADAVKAGAVAVVARPEAVVEGAVHVADAEPRRAFAALAAQFFQPVPETVVAVTGTNGKTSTVEMTRQIWRMAGRSAASIGTLGVTTADESVSTGLTTPDIVTFLSNMTGLAREGVTHVAYEASSHGLSQFRNEGLRVIAGAFTNLSRDHLDYHPTMEDYFAAKMRLFDHVVDDGGVAVVWMDDEWSGRAVEHVRRRGLRLLSVGEQGETIRLLARTPTQLGQVLEVAFDGARRKISLPLIGAYQAANALVSAGLAIASGIDAGQVFDALARLQPVRGRLERAAINRAGAPVYVDYAHTPDAIEAAIAALRPHVKGRLITVFGAGGDRDEGKRPEMGRAACAGSDLVIVTDDNPRGEDPAAIRAAIMAGCADNAREIGDRRSAIAAAIAEAGRDDIVLVAGKGHEQGQIIGRGDAMRVLPFDDVQVARECTT
- the murD gene encoding UDP-N-acetylmuramoyl-L-alanine--D-glutamate ligase, which codes for MIVSRAFAGKRYAVLGLARSGLASVESLLAGGADVTVWDNREEPRSAFEGSCTIADPLSIDLTGFAGVVVSPGVPLNRHPIADHARAAGVPVIGDIELFAQARADLPPHRVVGITGTNGKSTTTMLVHHICAAAGLPARLGGNIGLPILGQEPLPEGGVYVLELSSYQIDLTQSLACDVAALINLSPDHLDRYDGFAGYAASKARLFAMQRADQHAVFGCGDEHTLEIAREASATHDTGFVHVVQPSALHGQLEWPSLQGPHNLQNAAIAVEIARQLGIAEDIWRSALASFVGLPHRMERVAEANGVLFVNDSKATNPASTAPALGAYPRIHWILGGLPKSDNLDECAPYFDHVVAAYTIGEAGPRFAEILEPVMPVTRSEMLCDAVRQAMEAAQPGDVVMLSPACASFDQFRDFEARGDSFRQIVEALIEDREAPCPDGTPT
- the murF gene encoding UDP-N-acetylmuramoyl-tripeptide--D-alanyl-D-alanine ligase; the encoded protein is MTAHPALIAWPEDPSDAAGLALWTSEEIAAATGGRASAPFAVSGVEIDSREVVEGDLFFALKGENSDGHRYLEGAFGRGAAGAVVEHACFGPHVLVSNTSTALEDLGKAARNRVDAGIIGVTGSAGKTGVKEALYAALDRASRGRAHRSVKSYNNHVGVPLSLARMPARTSFGVFEMGMNHAGELAALTRLVRPHVAIVTTIAPAHIGHFAGEEAIADAKAEIFEGLEPGGVAIIPADNRHFEHLRAKATLHAERVISFGVAKDATVRLLDAVPAPGGGTLVTADLGGRKVCYTIAQPGEHWVANSLAVMAAVEAIGGDLGAAGLALAEMEGLAGRGARHAIPAHGGDGSGSALLIDESYNANPASMAVTLRQLGQTPAARRVAILGAMRELGADEARYHAELAGPVAEGKVDRLILVGGEMTALADALGKSGSAALAGAIDVAHVQTAAEAAECLAADGVRGGDAILVKGSNSVGLGALVRSLTGKER
- a CDS encoding FtsW/RodA/SpoVE family cell cycle protein, with product MPDGGVKVVGHGSRFRRSRRSELLIWWREIDRVLLGLILFLVAIGCIAVAAASPASAHRLSTSQKALGDLYFFWIHLRWVVVGMVAMFFASVLPKEAARRAAILLAAAMLVALVLVPLVGSEVKGAKRWLWIGFSLQPSEFLKPGFAIAIAWILSWRVRDPNIPVIPITIAIMGLVGILLMAQPDFGSTVLFGGVWFVLVLLSGLSVNRILWSMGGGVAAVVAAYLFYPNATHRIDNFISGGSEFDQVDLAMRTLLNGGWSGTGLWLGSRKNALPEAHTDYIFSVIGEEFGLIACAVVVAIYCMIALRVLMRLLDEEDLFTILAATGLTAQLVGQAFINILVNLQLFPSKGMTLPLISYGGSSTIALLMGVGFLLAITRRNPYLSREKFAVTDLVRK